A genome region from Coprococcus phoceensis includes the following:
- a CDS encoding [Fe-Fe] hydrogenase large subunit C-terminal domain-containing protein: MKVIDFQDANCRHCYKCVRNCSVKAISVRNEQAHIIREACIHCGHCLEVCPQNAKTFASDMERVKGYLRQGMKTVISIAPSYLGVLEYKNPGQVVDALLKLGFFEVRETAEGAALVTREYQKLLEEGTMKNLITTCCPSVNDLIEKYYPSLTKYMTPVVSPMIAHGRLIKKIYGEDVKVVFLGPCIAKKEEAVGDDRVFGAVDAILTFEELGGWLKAEGITISECEEKPFGNPDPRINRIYPVGGGIVKSVMEQKEMKDTYHKLYVDGLDACMELFKSMEKEELSHCFIEANVCDGGCIKGPASDQWQNSFVKAKVQIEAQVEHAPASEDIPYDCISMQKTFLDRSQHEQVPTEEELTELLQAIGKYKKEDELNCGACGYSTCRAKATAVFQKKAELGMCLPYAIAQAESMSNIVLDVTPNLIFIIDDEMRIRECNRMAQQYLGVSREEALERYIFEFIETEDIEMVLETKQSIMSKKVDLPQIHLKAEEKIVYIPNLTSVLVIYQDITKEEKAKEKRYRLKMETIDAAQKVIDKQMMVAQEIAGLLGETTAETKVTLTKLRDSILMDEEE; encoded by the coding sequence ATGAAAGTGATTGATTTTCAGGATGCAAATTGCAGGCATTGCTATAAATGTGTTCGAAATTGCAGTGTAAAAGCAATTTCAGTCCGGAATGAACAGGCGCATATTATTCGGGAAGCCTGCATTCACTGTGGGCATTGTCTGGAAGTTTGCCCGCAGAATGCGAAAACATTTGCGAGTGATATGGAGCGTGTCAAAGGGTATCTGAGACAGGGGATGAAAACCGTGATTTCTATTGCGCCGTCTTATCTTGGTGTGTTGGAGTATAAAAATCCGGGGCAGGTTGTGGATGCACTGTTAAAGCTTGGTTTTTTTGAAGTGCGCGAGACGGCAGAGGGAGCGGCGCTTGTCACACGTGAATATCAGAAACTCCTGGAAGAAGGAACGATGAAAAACCTGATTACAACCTGCTGCCCAAGTGTGAATGATCTGATCGAAAAATACTACCCAAGTCTGACAAAATATATGACTCCGGTAGTATCTCCGATGATCGCGCATGGGAGACTGATCAAAAAGATTTATGGTGAGGATGTGAAGGTTGTTTTTTTAGGGCCTTGCATTGCAAAAAAAGAAGAGGCAGTTGGGGATGACAGGGTGTTTGGGGCTGTCGATGCAATTCTGACATTTGAGGAGCTTGGCGGATGGCTGAAGGCAGAAGGAATCACAATATCGGAATGCGAAGAGAAGCCGTTTGGAAATCCGGATCCGAGGATCAACCGCATTTATCCGGTTGGAGGAGGAATTGTAAAGTCGGTGATGGAACAGAAAGAGATGAAGGATACATATCACAAACTTTACGTGGACGGTCTGGATGCCTGTATGGAACTATTTAAAAGCATGGAGAAGGAGGAACTCAGCCACTGCTTTATCGAGGCAAATGTATGTGACGGAGGCTGTATTAAAGGACCTGCATCGGACCAGTGGCAGAATTCTTTTGTGAAAGCGAAGGTGCAGATTGAAGCACAGGTGGAACATGCGCCCGCTTCCGAGGATATTCCATATGATTGCATATCAATGCAAAAAACATTTTTGGATCGCAGTCAGCACGAACAAGTTCCGACAGAGGAGGAATTGACAGAATTGCTGCAGGCAATCGGAAAGTATAAAAAAGAGGATGAATTGAATTGTGGTGCATGCGGGTATTCGACCTGTCGGGCGAAAGCGACAGCGGTATTTCAGAAGAAGGCAGAACTTGGGATGTGTCTTCCGTATGCGATTGCACAGGCAGAATCGATGTCGAATATTGTGCTGGATGTGACACCGAATCTGATTTTCATCATAGATGATGAGATGCGGATTCGAGAGTGCAACCGAATGGCGCAGCAGTATTTGGGAGTCAGCAGGGAAGAAGCGCTGGAGCGATACATATTCGAGTTTATCGAGACGGAAGATATCGAGATGGTGCTTGAAACGAAACAGTCTATTATGAGTAAAAAAGTAGATTTACCGCAGATTCACTTGAAGGCGGAAGAAAAAATTGTGTATATTCCGAATCTTACATCAGTGCTTGTCATTTATCAGGATATCACGAAAGAGGAGAAGGCGAAGGAAAAGCGGTACCGTTTAAAGATGGAGACGATCGATGCTGCACAGAAGGTTATTGATAAGCAGATGATGGTGGCGCAGGAAATTGCGGGACTTTTAGGAGAAACAACGGCGGAGACAAAGGTTACGCTTACGAAATTACGGGATTCAATCCTGATGGATGAGGAGGAGTAG
- a CDS encoding prephenate dehydrogenase, producing MNKPYKIGFIGLGLIGGSIARAIRQYYPDSEIIAFDKSRETLALATQESVINVACTSIDNNFSNCHYIFLCAPVSYNTAYLKQIKHYVTKDCILTDVGSVKTSIHEEIIALDMEENFIGGHPMAGSEKSGFLNSKSMLIENAYFILTPSSTVSQDKVTAYSTFVESLKALPVILDYKEHDLITGTISHLPHIIASTLVNFVKDTDTKDELMKQLAAGGFKDITRIASSSPTMWQHICLKNGDNIVKILDAYIDMLKNARDSVAESSEQKLYDLFETSKNYRNSIPEGSSGPIKKVFAIYCDIIDEAGGIATIATILASNNISIKNIGIIHNREFEEGVLRIEFYDESSSHNATELLQKYRYIVYER from the coding sequence ATGAACAAACCTTACAAAATCGGGTTTATCGGGCTTGGATTGATTGGCGGTTCCATCGCCCGTGCGATCCGTCAGTATTACCCTGATTCCGAGATTATCGCCTTTGACAAAAGCAGAGAGACACTCGCGCTCGCCACGCAGGAATCTGTAATCAACGTAGCCTGCACTTCCATCGATAACAACTTTTCCAACTGTCACTATATTTTCCTATGTGCACCGGTCTCATATAACACTGCGTATTTAAAGCAGATCAAACACTATGTTACCAAAGACTGTATTCTCACTGACGTAGGCAGTGTAAAGACTTCGATTCACGAGGAGATCATCGCTCTTGATATGGAAGAAAATTTTATCGGAGGACATCCAATGGCTGGTTCTGAGAAGTCCGGTTTTTTAAATTCCAAATCGATGCTGATTGAAAATGCGTACTTCATCCTGACTCCATCTTCGACCGTATCGCAAGATAAAGTGACTGCATACAGCACTTTTGTAGAATCGTTAAAAGCACTTCCGGTCATCTTGGATTACAAAGAGCACGATCTGATCACCGGAACAATCAGCCATCTGCCACATATCATTGCATCCACCTTAGTCAACTTTGTAAAGGATACGGATACAAAAGATGAGTTAATGAAACAGCTTGCTGCAGGAGGATTTAAGGATATCACAAGAATTGCCTCTTCTTCTCCGACAATGTGGCAGCATATCTGTCTGAAAAACGGAGACAATATTGTCAAAATTTTGGACGCTTACATTGACATGTTAAAAAATGCAAGAGATTCTGTCGCAGAAAGCTCCGAGCAAAAATTATATGATTTATTTGAGACATCTAAAAATTACCGGAATTCCATTCCGGAAGGTTCCTCCGGACCGATCAAAAAAGTGTTTGCGATCTACTGCGATATCATCGACGAAGCAGGGGGAATCGCAACAATTGCGACCATACTTGCATCAAACAATATCAGCATCAAAAATATCGGCATTATACATAACCGTGAATTTGAAGAAGGCGTTCTGCGTATTGAATTTTACGACGAATCTTCTTCCCATAATGCAACTGAATTGCTGCAAAAATACCGCTATATTGTATATGAACGTTAA
- a CDS encoding LysO family transporter: MLILVIMMLGVIIGMKLNLKKTLKVNGVLQIVLTGILIFIMGVSLGSRENFFNELAELGWKSVLYMLSAVAGSTLIVYGLTKVFMKSKEDKEI; encoded by the coding sequence ATGTTAATACTTGTAATTATGATGCTTGGAGTTATTATCGGTATGAAACTGAATTTGAAGAAAACATTGAAGGTAAATGGAGTGCTTCAGATTGTTTTAACCGGGATTTTGATTTTTATTATGGGAGTCTCGCTTGGAAGCAGAGAAAACTTTTTTAATGAACTGGCAGAACTTGGCTGGAAGAGTGTGCTCTATATGTTGTCTGCGGTGGCAGGATCTACTTTGATCGTCTATGGACTTACGAAAGTATTTATGAAAAGTAAGGAGGATAAGGAAATATGA
- a CDS encoding SpoIIE family protein phosphatase, whose product MSVSVDVAWKSLNKYQEELCGDKVEVLKTDKADVLILADGMGSGVKANILATLTSKILKTMFRDGASIELAVETIAKTLPICKVREVAYATFSILQIAHNGEAYLVEFDNPSCIFIRDKKIVDYPYKERIIEGKTIREYRFQVKLNDCFVLMSDGVIYAGEGELMNLSWTWNEMAEYTLKCTKNTLSASRLTVLLSDLCNELYAHRPGDDTTIAVMRVINRKIVNIFTGPPKSKDDDERMVREFMSEEGTKVVSGGTSANIMARVLQKNIVTSVNYQDSSVPPTAAIEGLDLVTEGVLTLGKALKLLKKYERDDFDVEFFDELDADNGASRLARLLIEECTDIHLFVGTATNEAHQNSNLPFDLSIRMNLVEQLQEVARKMGKQVCVKYY is encoded by the coding sequence ATGAGTGTTAGTGTGGATGTTGCGTGGAAAAGTCTGAACAAATATCAGGAAGAACTCTGCGGAGATAAGGTGGAGGTGCTGAAGACGGATAAGGCAGACGTTTTGATTTTGGCTGATGGAATGGGAAGCGGTGTGAAAGCGAACATACTTGCAACACTCACTTCAAAAATCCTAAAGACAATGTTTCGGGATGGGGCTTCCATTGAGCTTGCGGTGGAGACGATCGCAAAGACCCTGCCGATCTGCAAAGTGCGGGAAGTGGCGTATGCAACGTTTAGCATTCTTCAGATTGCTCACAATGGAGAAGCGTATCTTGTCGAATTTGACAATCCAAGCTGCATTTTTATCCGGGATAAAAAGATTGTGGATTATCCGTACAAAGAACGTATAATCGAAGGGAAAACAATACGTGAATATCGTTTTCAGGTAAAGCTCAATGATTGCTTTGTTTTGATGAGTGATGGTGTGATCTACGCCGGGGAAGGAGAGCTTATGAATTTGAGCTGGACGTGGAACGAGATGGCAGAATATACGCTGAAATGCACAAAAAACACACTTTCTGCTTCGAGATTGACCGTTCTTTTGAGTGATCTGTGCAATGAATTGTATGCCCACCGTCCGGGTGATGACACGACGATTGCAGTCATGCGTGTGATCAATCGAAAAATCGTGAACATTTTTACCGGTCCGCCAAAAAGCAAAGATGATGATGAGCGTATGGTGCGGGAATTTATGTCAGAAGAGGGAACAAAGGTTGTGTCAGGAGGGACGAGCGCAAATATTATGGCGCGCGTTTTGCAGAAAAACATTGTCACATCGGTGAATTATCAAGATTCATCAGTGCCGCCGACTGCTGCGATTGAAGGTTTGGATTTGGTGACAGAGGGAGTTCTGACACTTGGAAAAGCATTAAAACTGCTCAAGAAATATGAGAGAGATGATTTTGACGTGGAATTTTTTGATGAGTTGGATGCGGATAATGGAGCGTCCAGACTTGCAAGGCTGTTAATCGAAGAATGTACGGACATTCATTTATTTGTGGGGACGGCAACGAATGAAGCGCACCAAAATTCCAATCTTCCATTTGACTTAAGTATCCGAATGAATCTGGTAGAACAGCTTCAGGAGGTGGCAAGGAAGATGGGAAAACAGGTGTGCGTAAAATACTACTAG
- a CDS encoding lysine exporter LysO family protein, with product MMVVIAVCCLAAGVLLGNGILPKDIIDFLTGHSEHVLYVLMFSVGISVGANKGVFQKLREHHVKILLIPIGVILGSIFGGVVCSLFLGESLRDSLMIVSGLGWYSLSGVLVTELAGAKIGTIAFLCNLLREIFSFMIIPVVVKYFNGYAAIAPAAATSEDTTLPMLMKYTSGEVVMMAVLNGIICSAAVPVLIKLFNGIL from the coding sequence ATGATGGTTGTGATCGCAGTGTGCTGTCTGGCAGCGGGAGTGCTTTTGGGAAATGGAATTCTTCCGAAGGATATAATTGATTTTCTGACCGGACACTCAGAACATGTGTTGTATGTGCTGATGTTCTCTGTCGGAATCAGTGTTGGAGCGAACAAAGGTGTATTCCAGAAATTAAGAGAGCATCATGTGAAAATCTTATTGATTCCAATAGGAGTTATTTTGGGAAGCATTTTTGGAGGTGTTGTGTGCAGTCTGTTTTTAGGGGAAAGCTTACGGGACAGTCTGATGATTGTGTCGGGGCTTGGCTGGTACAGTCTTTCTGGAGTTCTGGTGACGGAGCTTGCAGGTGCAAAAATTGGTACGATTGCGTTTCTATGTAATCTTTTGCGGGAAATCTTCTCGTTTATGATCATACCGGTTGTAGTAAAATATTTTAACGGATATGCGGCGATTGCTCCGGCAGCAGCTACGAGTGAGGATACGACACTTCCGATGCTGATGAAATATACATCAGGAGAAGTGGTGATGATGGCAGTTTTGAATGGAATTATCTGTTCGGCAGCGGTTCCGGTATTGATAAAACTGTTTAACGGAATTTTATGA